In one Columba livia isolate bColLiv1 breed racing homer chromosome 23, bColLiv1.pat.W.v2, whole genome shotgun sequence genomic region, the following are encoded:
- the LOC102094386 gene encoding parathyroid hormone/parathyroid hormone-related peptide receptor-like — translation MGGPVAAVLLCCCLWSSAWALVDPDDVLTKEEQIYLLVEAKEKCHRDIKAQLEKIKDTSCLPEWDGIICWPKGSPSQEVSVPCPDYIYDFNHRGHAYRYCSASGTWAMALSINKTWANYTECALLFSESRSHEKEVFDRLHLMYTIGYSISLASLIVAVCILSYFKRLHCTRNYIHIHLFASFICRAVSIFVKDVVLYSGTLASETDKMREDDFKAEMGPSPGQRNHLGSGVGCKVVVTLFLYFLATNHYWILVEGLYLHSLIFMAFLSNENYLWVLIIIGWGLPAVFVSVWASVRASLADTQCWDLSAGNMKWIYQVPILAAIVVNFFLFLNIVRVLASKLWETHTGKLDPRQQYRKLLKSTLVLMPLFGVHYVVFMAMPYTEVSGVLWQIQMHYEMLFNSSQGFFVAFIYCFCNGEVQAEIKKARFRRSLALDFKQKARATSAAGSCCYGGLASHGTTSFSVSLAGRGAANPPPRGLLLPARASLPGSFALENVVSCPGQEMRQKGCGENTVDLTDLTQRHPNLNKELETML, via the exons ATGGGGGGACCCGTCGCGGccgtgctgctctgctgctgcctctggagCTCCGCATGGGCTCTG GTTGACCCCGATGACGTCCTCACAAAAGAAGAACAGATCTATCTCCTGGTGGAAGCCAAGGAGAAATGTCACAGAGACATAAAAGCCCAGCTGGAGAAGATCAAAG ACACCAGCTGCCTTCCGGAGTGGGACGGGATTATCTGCTGGCCGAAGGGCTCCCCCAGCCAGGAGGTGTCTGTCCCCTGCCCCGACTACATCTATGACTTCAACCACCGAG GTCACGCCTACAGGTACTGCAGCGCCTCGGGGACATGGGCCATGGCTCTCAGCATCAACAAGACCTGGGCTAATTACACCGAATGCGCTCTGCTCTTCTCCGAGAGCCGGAGCCATGAGAAG GAGGTGTTCGACCGCCTGCACCTGATGTACACCATCGGCTACTCCATCTCCCTGGCCTCCCTCATTGTCGCCGTCTGCATCCTCTCGTACTTCAA GCGCCTGCACTGCACACGCAACTACATCCACATCCACCTCTTCGCCTCCTTCATCTGCCGGGCCGTGAGCATCTTCGTGAAGGACGTGGTGCTCTACTCGGGCACGCTGGCCAGCGAGACGGACAAGATGCGGGAGGATGATTTCAAGGCAGAAATGGGTCCCTCGCCAGGACAACGGAACCACCTGGGAAGTGGT GTTGGCTGCAAGGTTGTGGTGACTCTCTTCCTCTATTTTCTGGCCACCAACCACTACTGGATCCTGGTGGAAGGTCTCTACCTGCACAGCTTGATCTTCATGGCCTTCCTCTCCAATGAAAACTACCTATGGGTCCTCATCATCATCGGCTGGG GTCTCCCCGCGGTGTTCGTGTCGGTCTGGGCCAGCGTCAGGGCCTCCCTGGCAGATACGCA GTGCTGGGACCTCAGCGCAGGGAACATGAAGTGGATTTATCAGGTCCCCATCTTGGCCGCCATCGTG GTgaacttcttcctcttcctcaacATCGTCCGGGTGTTGGCTTCCAAGCTCTGGGAGACGCACACGGGGAAGCTCGACCCCCGGCAGCAGTACAG GAAGCTGCTGAAGTCCACGCTGGTGCTGATGCCGCTTTTCGGAGTCCACTATGTGGTGTTCATGGCCATGCCCTACACCGAGGTCTCCGGGGTCCTGTGGCAGATCCAGATGCACTACGAGATGCTCTTTAACTCCTCTCAG GGTTTCTTTGTGGCTTTTATCTACTGCTTTTGCAATGGGGAG GTGCAGGCGGAGATCAAGAAAGCCCGTTTTCGGAGGAGCCTGGCGCTGGACTTCAAGCAGAAGGCCCGTGCCACCAGCGCGGCGGGGAGCTGCTGCTACGGGGGGCTGGCGTCCCACGGCACCACGAGCTTCAGCGTGAGCCTGGCGGGGCGAGGGGCGGCGAACCCGCCGCCGCgggggctgctgctccctgcccgTGCCAGCCTGCCGGGCTCCTTCGCCTTGGAGAATGTTGTGTCCTGTCCGGGCCAGGAGATGAGGCAGAAAGGCTGTGGGGAAAACACAGTGGACTTAACGGACCTGACTCAGCGTCACCCCAACCTCAACAAAGAGCTGGAGACGATGCTGTGA